A window from Citrus sinensis cultivar Valencia sweet orange chromosome 3, DVS_A1.0, whole genome shotgun sequence encodes these proteins:
- the LOC112496391 gene encoding disease resistance-like protein DSC1, whose protein sequence is MASSSSSCNYDVFLSFRGEDTRENFTSHLYAALCGKKIKTFIDEDLNRGDEISPALMKAIEGSKISVIIFSKDYASSKWCLNELVKILKCKNLKGQTVIPIYYHVSPSDVRKQTGTFGEGFVKLEQQFKEKAETVRKWRDAMIKTSYLSGHESTKIRPEAKLVQVIVNDILKKLECKSISSDSSKGLVGLNSRIECIKSLLCVGFPDVRIVGIWGMGGIGKTTLAKALFNQVSNEFEGNCFIENVREEIENGVGLVHLHKQVVSLLLGERIEMGGPNIPAYTLERLQRTKVFIVLDDVSEFEQLKYFVGWLHGFCPGSRIVVTTRDKQVLRKHGVNDEHVYEVERLSEDEGLELFYKYAFRQSHCPEHLTALSKKAVRYAEGNPLALEVLGSSLHQKSKQDWENVLDNLKQISGVSRIYNVLRISYEELSFEEKSIFLDIACFFKGECKDRVLILLHDRQYNMTHVLSILIDKSLITEHNNRLHMHELLQEMGQEIVRQEDIKEPGKRSRLWHHKDVRHVLKHNEGTNAIEGIFLNLAKIKGINLDSRAFTNMSSLRVLKFYIPEGLDMSFEEQHSDSKVQFPDGLDYLPEKLKYLHLHKYPLRTLPENFKPKNLIELNLPFSKIVQIWEGKKKAFKLKSINLSHSQYLIRIPDPSETPSLERINLWNCTNLAWVPSSIQNFNHLSLLCFQGCKNLRSFPSNLHFVSPVNIDCSFCVNLTEFPRISGNITKLNLCDTAIEEVPSSVECLTNLEYLYINRCKRLKRVSTSICKLKSLIWLCLNECLNLESFPESSEKINLGRTTVTELPPSFENLEGLGTLGLESWSELGNLKSFQYIGAHGSTISQLPHLLSHLVSLHASLLSGLSSLNWLNLNNCALTAIPEEIGCLPSLEWLELRGNNFESLPVSIKQLSRLKRLDLSNCSMLQSIPELPPSLKWLQASNCKRLQFLPEIPSRPEELDASLLQKLSKYSYDDEVEDVNVSSSIKFLFVDCIKMYEEESKKNLADSQLRIQHMAVTSLRLFYELQVMRNSLSFAPLSRSLRFVTSQIMIFILQERYKLRGTVLILPGSEIPEWFSNQNSGSEITLQLPRHCCQNLIGFALCVVLVWCDPEWSGFNIDFRYSFEMTTLSGRKHVRRRCFKTLWFVYPMTKIDHVVLGFNPCGNVGFPDDNHLTTVSFDFFSIFNKVSRCGVCPVYANPNGTNPNTFTLNFATEVWKLDDMASARGTSDEEELEPSPKRICRDDQINTP, encoded by the exons CGGAAGCAAACTGGAACTTTTGGGGAAGGTTTTGTTAAGCTCGAACAACAGTTCAAAGAGAAGGCAGAAACGGTTCGGAAGTGGAGAGATGCAATGATCAAAACATCCTATCTATCTGGACATGAATCTACGAAAATAAG GCCCGAGGCAAAGCTTGTACAAGTGATTGTCAACgatattttgaagaaattggaATGTAAATCAATTTCTAGTGATTCATCAAAGGGTCTTGTTGGTCTCAATTCACGAATTGAGTGCATTAAATCACTGCTATGCGTAGGTTTTCCGGACGTTCGAATTGTGGGAATTTGGGGCATGGGCGGTATCGGTAAAACAACCCTTGCTAAAGCACTTTTTAACCAGGTTTCCAATGAGTTTGAAGGGAATTGCTTCATAGAAAATGTCagagaagaaatagaaaatggTGTTGGATTAGTGCATCTACATAAACAAGTTGTGTCTCTATTATTAGGAGAAAGAATTGAAATGGGAGGCCCTAACATACCAGCGTACACTCTAGAGAGGCTCCAGCGTACCAAGGTGTTCATTGTTCTTGATGATGTCAGTGAATTCGAACAACTAAAATATTTCGTTGGATGGCTTCATGGATTTTGTCCTGGAAGTAGAATTGTTGTCACCACTAGAGACAAACAAGTACTTCGTAAACACGGAGTGAACGACGAACATGTATATGAGGTTGAGAGACTTAGCGAGGATGAAGGACTTGAgctcttttataaatatgcctTTAGACAAAGTCATTGCCCTGAACATCTTACGGCGCTGTCGAAGAAGGCAGTACGATATGCCGAGGGCAATCCGTTGGCTCTTGAAGTCTTGGGATCCTCCCTTCATCAAAAAAGCAAACAAGACTGGGAAAACGTATTGGAtaacttaaaacaaatttctgGCGTCAGTCGCATTTATAATGTGCTGAGAATTAGTTATGAGGAACTTAGTTTCGAGGAGAAAAGTATATTTTTGGATATTGCATGTTTCTTCAAAGGAGAATGTAAAGATCGTGTGCTAATACTACTGCATGATCGTCAATACAATATGACTCATGTACTGAGTATCCTCATCGATAAGTCACTCATTACAGAACACAACAACAGATTGCACATGCATGAATTATTACAAGAAATGGGACAAGAGATTGTTCGTCAAGAAGATATCAAAGAACCAGGCAAACGTAGCAGGTTATGGCATCATAAGGATGTTCGCCATGTACTGAAGCACAATGAG GGGACCAATGCAATTGAAGGCATATTTCTGAATTTGGCCAAAATAAAAGGCATCAATCTAGATTCAAGAGCCTTCACAAATATGTCTAGTCTGAGAGtgcttaaattttatataccTGAGGGTTTAGATATGAGCTTCGAAGAGCAGCATTCAGATTCTAAAGTGCAATTTCCAGACGGCTTAGATTATCTTCCTGAGAAACTGAAATATCTTCACTTGCACAAATATCCATTGAGAACACTACCAGAGAATTTCAAGCCCAAGAATCTTATTGAACTAAACTTACCTTTTAGTAAAATTGTGCAAATTTGGGAAGGAAAAAAG AAAGCTTTCAAGTTAAAATCTATTAACCTCAGCCATTCCCAATATCTCATTAGGATACCTGACCCATCAGAAACGCCAAGTCTTGAAAGAATAAATCTTTGGAATTGTACAAACTTAGCTTGGGTTCCCTCATCAATCCAGAATTTCAACCACCTCAGTTTGTTGTGTTTTCAAGGCTGCAAAAATCTTAGGTCCTTTCCAAGCAACCTTCATTTTGTTTCTCCTGTAAATATTGATTGCTCCTTTTGCGTTAATCTCACAGAGTTTCCACGGATTTCTGGGAATATAACAAAGCTAAACTTGTGCGATACTGCAATAGAAGAAGTTCCTTCATCAGTAGAGTGCCTAACTAATCTTGAATACTTGTACATAAATAGGTGCAAAAGGCTGAAGAGGGTTTCAACTAGCATTTGTAAATTGAAATCTCTGATTTGGCTTTGTCTTAATGAGTGCTTAAACCTCGAGAGTTTCCCAGAAAGCTCGGAGAAAATCAATTTAGGCAGAACTACAGTTACAGAGTTGCCACCTTCATTTGAAAATCTAGAGGGGCTTGGAACGCTGGGCTTAGAGAGTTGGTCTGAACTAGgtaatttaaaatcttttcagTACATTGGTGCGCATGGATCAACCATAAGTCAATTACCACACTTATTATCACATTTGGTGTCATTGCATGCATCCTTATTATCCGGTTTATCTTCCTTGAAttggttaaatttaaataactgtGCCTTAACGGCTATTCCGGAAGAGATTGGCTGTCTACCCTCATTGGAATGGCTAGAGCTAAGAGGAAATAACTTTGAGAGTTTACCTGTAAGTATCAAGCAACTTTCACGACTGAAAAGGCTTGACTTGAGCAATTGCAGTATGCTTCAGTCAATACCAGAGCTCCCACCAAGTTTGAAATGGTTACAAGCAAGTAATTGCAAGCGACTCCAATTTTTGCCAGAGATTCCATCACGTCCAGAAGAACTAGATGCATCCCTACTCCAAAAGCTATCCAAATACTCCTATGACGATGAGGTGGAAGATGTAAATGTCAGTTCGTCCATTAAGTTCTTGTTTGTTGATTGCATCAAAATGtatgaagaagaaagcaaaaagaatttgGCAGATTCACAACTAAGGATTCAGCATATGGCAGTTACATCATTGCGACTATTTTATGAGTTGCAAGTGATGCGcaattctctttcttttgccCCTCTCTCTCGCTCTCTTCGTTTCGTTACATCTCAAAtcatgattttcattttgcagGAACGCTATAAACTAAGGGGTACTGTTCTAATTTTACCTGGGAGCGAAATTCCAGAGTGGTTCAGCAATCAAAACTCAGGATCCGAAATAACTCTTCAACTGCCGCGGCATTGTTGTCAAAACTTAATCGGGTTTGCTCTCTGCGTTGTCCTTGTATGGTGTGATCCTGAATGGAGTGGGTTTAACATCGACTTTCGATACAGCTTTGAAATGACGACTCTCTCTGGAAGGAAACATGTTCGTCGCCGGTGCTTTAAGACATTATGGTTTGTTTATCCGATGACTAAAATAGATCATGTCGTGCTTGGATTTAATCCTTGCGGGAATGTTGGGTTTCCTGATGACAACCACCTTACAACTGTCTCATTTGACTTCTTCTCGATATTCAACAAGGTGTCACGTTGTGGGGTGTGTCCAGTATATGCAAATCCCAACGGGACCAATCCCAACACTTTTACTCTCAATTTTGCTACCGAAGTTTGGAAATTGGATGATATGGCAAGCGCAAGAGGAACTTCTGATGAAGAGGAATTGGAACCAAGTCCCAAGAGAATTTGCAGAGACGACCAAATCAACACTCCTTAA